One Lacipirellulaceae bacterium DNA window includes the following coding sequences:
- a CDS encoding G8 domain-containing protein — translation MCRNTRNDFDSLPFFRRQPRKIPKFVQKPFRFENLEARMMLAGDTMHDGDHNGDGNISGADFLQWQQTSTTENTSTAQTELAAWDANYGANHGGGNHGHTGHPANPAAMALVSLDQATNTVVASGNWSDPSVWQNGTLPTAGARIVIPEGMTLTVDGQIAEEFKTIRIDGTLQFATNTNTELRVDTIVSSPTGCFVMGTSTNPIAANVTARVVFTDDGAIDQKWDPQQLSRGALLQGPVDIHGAETTHRVTLASHPAAGATSIQLKSVPTGWNVGDQIVITGTQGSTSDEVRTIQSIDGTIVQLNEALQLDHIPPKTDLNVYVANTTRNVEFVSENSEIRRRGHIMFMHQLNVNVKNTSFNELGRTDKSRELDDLFFEFAEDVVGNETSAGVVFTTEAGERTNMRGRYAVHFHRGGNDPSSQPALIECSVVNGSPGWGFVNHSGHVNMVNNVSYGVKGAAFYTEAGDEIGSMVGNIAIRTVSPTFTLDDGGAIDPDLEAHVQSFGVDGDSYWLSGHLVSMRDNVSAGASGHGIIIWSDGLVEEDRGRATVKTANIANGHLITGRETIPTWWAPLAEISNNESYGATVGFRSRYVHSSVYLGEIGSPFHAKPNQAYIDTLNPVVDGLTVWGSRDGVLMNYNERMSLKNARLIGIGDPWVQNGGTADTGVGIDMYNEVSRGPGVIENVSIEGYGVGLLAPRQDDWTVSNLQLANTTDLVITEARQSARKLNMNNVTFESLDGTAVQNTAGQRRNVVMEADTGGDGYQPYFFLMSDRIQLNGQSLYFDQQADDHVPVESSDPESVVPIPQEFVGLTNQQLWDTYGTSFGGAILPSDAMPVSFIDGGVVGSAPATTPTTPPLYDMTNEGGDGILVDPGTLTNFDGATSNSSGEAESSQALNSGEVSSGSSTLEAPASDSDSDEEEPQNEADEVDASKVLETDPDDAAHDTSDPEFADPEDDMDSDGQFDAEMDLDDPERICDDEDICEEDDLESDTQDDEEIDEDEDPEELSSDDETDESEEEEHLCDDTDENEADDEEDLSEDTEEDETEESDDDGSDEVVPVEATLVGTDESEKLQGFESDDTVTGGGGADLFPLTTGNDVITDFNPFEDLLDVGDFARESDGFATLTSLEDLAANSIETTIDGQSALVIDVDGASGESTTSLIGVTIDALTSDNVFFGLGDDSIPPLAFTHFATTTVTLSDGTVGESEAHDLAAHPLPFELVEGDGDTLREFTEGIGGLAALDSAFASI, via the coding sequence ATGTGTAGGAACACACGGAATGACTTTGATTCGTTGCCTTTCTTTCGCCGACAGCCCCGCAAAATACCAAAGTTCGTGCAAAAGCCTTTTCGCTTTGAGAATCTAGAAGCCCGAATGATGCTTGCGGGCGACACGATGCACGATGGAGATCACAACGGCGATGGAAATATCAGTGGCGCTGACTTTCTTCAATGGCAGCAGACCAGCACGACGGAAAATACTTCGACTGCGCAGACGGAACTAGCAGCCTGGGACGCCAATTATGGAGCAAACCATGGCGGTGGGAATCATGGCCACACAGGCCATCCCGCGAATCCGGCGGCGATGGCTCTCGTATCGCTCGATCAAGCGACTAATACCGTCGTCGCCTCGGGCAACTGGTCGGATCCGAGTGTTTGGCAGAACGGGACACTGCCTACCGCCGGGGCAAGGATTGTCATTCCTGAAGGGATGACTCTGACCGTCGATGGACAGATCGCTGAAGAATTCAAAACCATTCGCATTGACGGAACTCTACAGTTCGCCACGAATACGAACACCGAGTTGCGTGTCGATACGATCGTCAGTTCACCGACGGGCTGCTTCGTCATGGGAACCTCGACGAATCCGATTGCTGCCAACGTCACGGCTCGCGTTGTCTTCACTGATGACGGAGCCATTGATCAGAAATGGGATCCCCAACAACTCAGTCGCGGTGCGTTGCTGCAGGGACCGGTCGACATTCACGGTGCTGAGACGACGCACCGGGTCACCCTGGCGAGCCACCCCGCCGCTGGTGCGACCTCGATTCAGTTAAAATCTGTTCCAACGGGTTGGAACGTCGGCGACCAGATTGTGATCACGGGGACGCAAGGCTCGACGAGTGACGAAGTGCGCACGATTCAGTCCATCGATGGCACGATCGTGCAGCTCAACGAGGCTTTGCAACTTGATCACATTCCACCGAAGACGGATCTCAACGTGTATGTTGCCAATACGACACGCAACGTTGAGTTCGTCTCAGAGAACTCGGAGATCCGTCGTCGCGGCCACATCATGTTCATGCATCAATTGAATGTGAACGTAAAGAACACCAGCTTTAACGAATTGGGGCGCACTGATAAGTCACGCGAGCTCGACGACCTCTTCTTCGAATTCGCTGAAGATGTCGTTGGCAACGAAACCAGTGCAGGCGTGGTGTTCACCACAGAAGCAGGTGAAAGAACCAATATGCGTGGTCGCTACGCAGTGCACTTCCACCGTGGTGGGAACGACCCGAGTAGTCAGCCGGCCCTGATCGAGTGCAGCGTGGTGAACGGTAGTCCCGGCTGGGGATTCGTGAACCACTCCGGGCACGTGAACATGGTCAACAACGTTTCCTACGGTGTAAAGGGAGCCGCGTTCTACACCGAAGCGGGAGACGAAATCGGCTCGATGGTTGGTAACATCGCCATCCGCACGGTGAGCCCAACATTCACACTAGATGACGGAGGCGCTATCGATCCCGACCTGGAGGCTCATGTGCAAAGCTTCGGGGTGGATGGGGACAGCTATTGGCTCTCCGGCCACTTGGTAAGCATGCGAGATAACGTGTCTGCAGGTGCTTCAGGTCACGGAATCATTATCTGGAGCGATGGCCTCGTGGAGGAAGATCGTGGCCGCGCGACAGTGAAAACTGCAAACATCGCGAACGGACATCTGATCACTGGCCGTGAGACGATTCCGACTTGGTGGGCACCCTTGGCAGAGATCAGCAACAACGAATCCTATGGAGCGACCGTTGGCTTCCGCTCGCGATATGTCCACTCATCGGTCTACCTCGGCGAGATCGGTAGCCCCTTCCACGCGAAACCAAACCAGGCCTACATCGACACGCTTAACCCGGTGGTCGATGGCCTGACGGTGTGGGGATCGCGCGACGGCGTGCTGATGAATTACAACGAACGAATGTCGCTTAAGAATGCACGACTGATCGGTATCGGCGACCCGTGGGTACAAAACGGAGGTACGGCAGACACGGGTGTCGGAATCGACATGTACAACGAAGTAAGCCGCGGCCCAGGCGTGATCGAAAATGTCAGCATCGAAGGCTACGGCGTTGGCCTACTTGCTCCACGTCAAGATGATTGGACGGTCAGCAATCTGCAGCTCGCCAATACGACTGACCTGGTGATCACCGAGGCCCGCCAGTCGGCACGCAAGTTGAACATGAACAACGTCACCTTCGAGAGCCTCGATGGCACGGCTGTTCAAAACACGGCTGGTCAACGGAGGAATGTCGTCATGGAAGCGGATACAGGAGGCGACGGTTACCAGCCGTATTTCTTCTTGATGTCTGATCGGATCCAACTCAATGGACAGTCGTTGTACTTCGACCAGCAGGCGGATGACCATGTACCGGTCGAGTCGTCCGATCCAGAGAGTGTCGTGCCCATCCCGCAAGAGTTCGTGGGACTGACGAATCAACAGCTCTGGGATACCTACGGAACCTCGTTTGGCGGAGCGATCCTACCGAGTGACGCAATGCCGGTAAGTTTCATTGACGGCGGAGTGGTTGGCAGTGCACCGGCAACAACGCCCACAACTCCACCGCTTTACGACATGACAAACGAGGGGGGCGACGGCATCTTGGTTGATCCTGGCACACTCACCAACTTTGATGGGGCAACAAGCAATTCTTCCGGCGAAGCAGAAAGCTCACAGGCTTTGAACAGTGGCGAAGTGTCGAGCGGATCATCCACACTGGAAGCACCGGCGTCCGATTCAGATTCAGACGAAGAGGAACCACAAAACGAAGCCGATGAGGTCGATGCGTCAAAAGTTCTTGAGACGGATCCTGACGACGCTGCTCACGATACCTCGGATCCAGAATTCGCTGATCCCGAGGACGACATGGACTCAGACGGCCAGTTCGACGCGGAGATGGATCTCGACGATCCTGAACGCATCTGCGACGACGAGGACATCTGTGAGGAAGATGACTTAGAAAGTGACACTCAAGATGATGAAGAAATCGATGAAGATGAGGACCCGGAGGAGCTAAGCTCCGACGATGAAACGGATGAATCCGAAGAGGAAGAGCACCTCTGCGATGACACGGATGAGAATGAGGCCGACGATGAAGAGGATTTGAGCGAGGATACTGAAGAAGACGAAACCGAGGAAAGCGATGATGACGGTTCGGATGAGGTCGTCCCCGTCGAGGCTACTCTGGTTGGAACCGACGAGTCGGAAAAACTGCAAGGGTTTGAATCCGACGACACAGTGACCGGCGGCGGCGGAGCCGATCTCTTCCCGCTGACCACTGGCAATGATGTCATCACTGATTTCAATCCGTTTGAAGACCTTCTCGACGTTGGCGACTTCGCACGTGAATCCGACGGATTCGCAACCTTAACCTCGCTGGAGGACCTTGCCGCGAATTCCATAGAGACGACCATTGATGGCCAATCGGCTCTGGTGATTGATGTTGACGGAGCCTCAGGCGAGTCGACGACTTCG